The genomic segment AACAATGCAGACGTCTGGATGCTTGTCTAGGACAAATCCGACTTAACAGCTTTGGTCTGATGGGGGGAGCGCAGGGGGTGTCGCGGCGAGCACTGGCACGGGGAGGAGGCGCCTCCGGAAGCCCCGGGGTCTCCTCCTTTATCCTCACGCTTTGCATTCGCAGAGGATCACAGAAGAAATCCCGCACGCATGGCAGAGTGGAAAGAGAGCTCCGAGAGCTCGGTGGGGAAGCAGCGGCGTGCAGCAGTCAGCGTCCCCAGAGCACTGCCCTCCCTGGTAGGGTGGCAGGTTTGGATGTGGGCACGTCCCGCCAGGCCCAGCACCAGTCACAGCACCCACCAGAGAGTCCCAGACGTGTCCAAGGGCTGCAGGACCCGCGGGTGGGAGGAACGGTCATCCAGGAGTGCCACAAAGGGGACGTGGATATTAAACAGAGGAGGCTTCCTGCAGTGCTCGCACACCTGAAGACATTTCAGGCTGGtggcaggctgcagggagaggtgcAGCAGGGCTCCCTCGCTCGGGCTGGGTTTGGCAGGCTCCTGCTGTGCTCCGTTTGGCACCAGGAGCAGCCCTCGGCCAGCCGAGCGCGCTCACATCTCCACACGCACCTCGGTCCCGCGGTGGCCGCCCGAGCCAGGGCTGCTGCGAGGTGGTGCTGGCTACGCACGGCGAGGCCAGGCAAGAAGGTTGGAGGGATGATTTGCTTCTCCCCGGGTCTATTTCTGGTCCCCACAGCTGAGCTGTGGGAGGTTTGgcacctctcccccttcctccgGGTAGAAAAGCACTGCGGTGGGTGTGCGCAACACTTGGGTGCGGCGAGGCTGCGCGGCTCGGCTCCGCCGCGGGGCTCAGCGCTGGCACGGGGGCAGACGCGCTCCTGAGACGGCGCTGGGGATGGGGTCCCGTCCCGGTGGCCAAACTGGGGAACGCAGTGGTGGCAAGGACAGGGGGATGCTGGTGGAAGcccctctgctccagctgctccccCCTTGCCAGGATCCAGGTACCGAAGATGGGCAGAGAGGAAGGGGTTGCGCAGGCAGAGGCAAgggtgcaggaggagggggctgcCCCGGGCTCGGGCTTCAGCTGCAGTCTCTCTGGTGCCTGGGGGTGCAGAGCAGGTTGTCTGAGCAAAGGTACATCTTCACAAACGCCTGCCTGGGCCGAACACGATGCAGCTTTGCAGACACCACCCTCTGCTCACCAAACCTCCCTgtgcccagctcagccccacggGCAGTGAGCGGCTCCCCCGGGGCAGGGCACGATCCTGGGCAATGCCAGGGCAGCTGCTCACTGCGGCACCTGCAGGGAGGGTGGCAGCTCGCATCCGACAGGGGCAACGTGAGAACAAGGGGGGGAAAAGGCCCCGAGTCCACCAACAGCGGCTGCTGTGGGCTGTGGGGGCAGGCGGGGAGAGCCTGCGGCCAAGGGCGCTTCATCAGCATCGTCCTGCTGGGGTCGGCAGTGCTGCAGTGGGGCGGGTGGGAGCGTGTTGCTGTCTCCTTTCTCAGTGCTCTGATCTCCATGGTGACAAGGGGAACACGAGGTCCGGGTTTAAAATATGCTCTGCCGCCTGTTCTTCCCTCGGGCTGAGGAAGACAGAGAGACGAGGGTCAGACAGGTCAGACGTGAGCGGTGCTCGGGGGGCACCGAGCCCTGCGGTGCTCCGTGGGTTCTGAGCCTAAGGCCGTGTAGAGGAGGGAGCTGCGCCCCAGGAGCACCCAGGGGTGACTTAGGTACCAACAGGTGATGAGTGAGGATGCCTCAGAGGTAACTTGTAGACTAAAGCAGGGAGCAGGTTTGGTTTTCTCTTACGTGGGTACCCACTGGGAGTAACCCCGGTGCCAGCACTGCCTGTGGTGCCATCCAGGAGTGGAGTCAGTGCCATTTTCCCAGACCTACCTGACTGCTGAAAGGCTGAGCCTCGGTAGCCAGGGTCCTTCTGAAGCTGGATCTCCTTCAGGGAGAAGATGGAGACATCTGGGGGTAGAGAGAGGGGTAAGTCCGGCCGGCTGATGGGatggggggagcaggagggatggCAGCGCAGCACCACATCTCCGCAGAGCCTTCCTCATGGGCTCACCCCTGCTCTGAGTCACCCTGCCCCAAAACATTTCTTGTTCTCGCAGCCCCCAGGCTCCCACcccaccctgctgcagcagcgctCGGCTCCTCCGAGCAAGAAAAGGCGAGTGGCAACCGAAAAGCCCTGGCTGCAAACCACCACCCTCAGGCTGCAAACCGCAGTCCCCAGGCTGCCAACCACAGCCCCCAGGCTGCAAACAACCACCTCAGGCTGCAAACCACCAGCTCAGGCCCCACATCCACTTTGCTCCACGTCCCCCGCGGCCGAGGGCAGTGCGCACTTACTGTCGGGCAGGAGGTGCACCCTCTCGCCCAGGCTCTTGAAGTAAGGGTGCCTCAGGGCTGCCTCCGCCGAAATCCGGCTCTTGGCTTCGTACTGCAAAAAGCCCCAGAGAACAGGCGGTTACATTCACACCGCGCgtgcaaaatggcatttggtGGGGTGTGCACCATACGCTGTGCACACACCTGTGCGAGGTGTGCACCTAAGCAGTTCGATGTGCTGCCTGGGCGCCGGTGCATCCAAGCGCTGTGCACACCACTGGGGCACACAGGTGGTCACCGGTGCCACTGGCGTGGGCACAAGGGACACCACACACGGTGTGACCATGGGAGCGCACTGCCCACATCACACCTATCTGGTTTGTGTGCCAGAGGACAGTGGGCGAAGGCTGGCTCAGCACCCTGATGGGAAGTGGTTTGGGACAGCATccaccaggctgctgctgtaCGGGCAGGGCTCGTTCTGCACTCGCAGCCCCTCTCCTGCCTTTATCCAAAATCAGCACGAGGGCAGCTGGAGCACTTTGCTCCACCAGAACCCCTCGCCAGCCACCTGGGCCGTTCTAACACTTACCAGAAGGAGGTTCGTCAGCAAGTCAATGCCTTCTGATTCCAGcctgaggaaaggaagaaaaaaaaagtggagcaTTACTGCGCCCAGGACACATTGTCAGAGTCCCTgcaggggacacggggcagcTGGCACCTCCAGCACGTGGCTGCATtcggctgctgccagcagcacatcGAGGAGCTGACAGCGGCGTCCCCAGCTCCCGTTTACATCCCGTGCAACCCCACCGTGCCTTCCGCGGGGGTGCTGCGGGAGGTACCTTGGGGCGTGATTTATGAGCGGCTGGGCTCGGTACTGCGTGAAGTTGTAAGCCTTAAACTCCTCGTTGGACGTTATTCCCGGCCACGTGTCTTCTGTTGGGGTTCCTGGGAGGGGGAAAGAGGGGAACCTGTCGTGCTCACCGGCTGTGGGGTCAAGAACCAcggcagcccccggccggcAGCGCCGTGCCAGCTCCCCCGGGTGGCCGAGGctgcgccccggccccgctggcgCAGTGAGCCGCTGCCCTCAAGTGGGCGTTTGGGAGAGAGCAGCAGACTCACCCAGCAGCCTGAAGATCAAGTGCAGCTCTTCCTTCACCGTGGAGCCGGGGAACATCGGCCGGCCGGTGACCATCTCGTAGTGGATGCAGCCAACACCCCTAAAAAGCGCAGCAGGAGCGGTGGCGTTAGCGAGAGAGAAGCCCCAAGGATGCCCCATAacgagggctggggctgctggggggggggaaaatcAGCTCTGACAGGCACAGCGAGGAGCCCCAGGGGATGCAGAACACTCAAGGAGAGCCCACCACCCTTTGGGACACCCAACGCCGTGGGCACGTGCGGTGCCGCACCACCAGCGGGATGGGAACGCCTGGCTGGGGGCTCGGAGCCCCTCGGGACCCTCGGCTGGCAGCCGTGGCTCACCACATGTCGATGGGCGTGGAGTACTCCGTGGAGCCCAGCAGGACGTCGGGGGGCCGGTACCACAGCGTGACCACCTCGTTGGAGTAGGTTTTGGTGGGCACCGATTTGGCTCTGGCCAGCCCTGAGGACGAGAGGGGTGGGCATTGAGGGAGCGGCGCCTTCCTGCGGGGCCACGTTTTCCCCAGAGACGCCTCGAACTCTGCCAGGTagaaagcagcagccaggcagagccAGCTTCAGGAGGGCACGCAGCATCTTGTGGGGGCCCTGAGCTGCTCATGAGGGTcccccccatcccttcccaCTCCAAGCTGCTGCCGGAGACCACCCAGGCTCTGCCTCTCCCCTGCCCACCGACCGAAGTCAGCCAGCTTGAGCTCTCCCCTCTCGTTGATGAGCAGGTTCTGGGGCTTGAGGTCTCGGTGCAGGATCTTCCTCCCGTGGCAATAGGCCAGACCCCGCAGCAGCTGGAACATGAAGATCTGCGGGGGCAGAAGGGGTTGGCGCTCAGCCCTGGGGGCACAGGCACCGAGAGGCCAAGTGACTCCCAGCCTTATGGCCGGGGAAGACCCCTGGAAGCCGGAGACACCTTGAGGAGACATCCAGGCCAGGCTCACCTTCACATTGTGCACATTCATCAGGTTCCCGCAGTTATCGAGGTACTGTTTGAGGTCGTTGTCCTGCAACGAGAAGCACCCATAGGCCTCTCCATCCCCTGCGCCCCGCTACCCGCCCGCAGGGGCGCAGCGCCCACGGGGACCCACCAGGTACTCGAAGACCAGGGTGAGGGAGCGCTCCGTGTGGATGATGTCGTGCAGGGTGACGATGTTGGCGTGCTTGAGGTTCTTCAGCAGCGACACTGGGGGAAGAAGAAGTGGGTTTggggcagcaggaccagggcaCAATGCCGGTGGGATGTCCCCGAGTCTGCCCGCACGGAGCCAGCCCGGGACCCAGCGCTGTTCACCAGGGCTGTGATGAGGGAGAGCCCCCCACACCCTCACCTTCCCGGATGGCCGTGCAAGGTGCCCCTTCCTCGTGCTCCAGGCGGATCTCCTTCAGCGCAACGAGGTTTTCCGTCAGCTTGCTGCGCCCCTTGAAGACGGTGGCGTAAGTGCcctgggggagagggaggaaatgGAGGGCACACGGGCCATTTATTGGGGTGGCACGACGGTGATATAGCCTGTACCATTTGCAGGAAGGGTAATTTGAAGCTAAAGTGCTCAAGTCCACAGCAAGACTTGGTCTAAACAGTGCTAGGTATTAAAGATATTTGGCTCCATTCTGCCCTTCTGCAATCCTTTTCACCTAACTTAAAACCTTGGGGAGGGTTCAGCATCTCCTTACCTCTCCCAGTTTGTCCAGTTTAACATAGGTCTCCAGCTTCCCGAAGCCGATATCCGACTGTaagtgagaaaggaaaacatccCTGGGAGGGATCTCATCCAGGGAAGGATGAGTCTCCAAGGCCGTGGGGTCATGATTAATTTGGGGGCAGATTGATCAAGGCAGGCGCCTGCACGATGTGGATTTGTGTCCTGCAGAAGCGGTGCAGGCGAGCATGAGATCCATCAGAACACCTCCACAGACGATCGTAAGGAGCTGACGATGCCCCTTCTGTTGGAGAAGCCCGCTGGGATCCTGCCGCCAGCACCCAGACCTTTTCTTGAGTGCTTCCCTACGTGCTGCCCTGTACTGCAACTCCCCTCACTTCTCTGCTCCTCAAATCGAGCGTGAAAGGGACATTTCCCCGTTTGGAACAGTGACTCGTTAATGTATTGCTGGGACCTGCTCTCCTGTACCCAGTGAAAGAAAGGGCAACCACCGCAAGGCAAGGGCTTCAGGTTTCACTCCCAGCAGACCCCTTACCCTGCACTTCTCTGCGGGCACACAGACCCCTCGGTTAGTCCAGGTTATTCACGTGCCAAGGCAGGGGATGGCTCCCAGCACTACAGGCTCAAAGCCCAGGGCAGATCCTAGCTCCTGAAGCTTAAATAACAACCCCTGCCatgctctcctccctccccacgaCAGGCACACCAGATCGGAAGACACCTGCCAACACCTCACCACTGGACACGTGCTTGCATGTTTGCCAACAGGACACCAGGTTTTTGTGCCTACgtatgctgctgctctgcagtaaagaaactgaaatgccagCATTAATGCAAAGGCTAATTCATTATTTATCAGCATTTGCATTTCAACCAGCAGAGGCTCCAGCGTTCGTGGCACTGCAGGAggtttccacctcctccccctggaAGGGCGCCAGGTGTGCGCAGAGCTGGGTGAAGGAACGCACGGGAGGCCTGGGGATCTGCACAGCAGCGCGTGGATTTGCACGTGTAGGGGTGGCAGGAGGAAAGGATGAGTGCGTGCATATGCACAGGGGCAAATGTGCATGGGTTACGTGGGAACGTATTGCTGGGAGCATGCAGAGAGGGAtttgcagtgtgtgtgtgtcggTACAAGGGAGCTCACACAGGGGGACATGCACGGGGTGGGTGGTAATTGGCACGTGcatgtgctgggtgctgcatgCACAAAGCaaggtgctgtgccagcactgcttgcTCTGCACACAGAGACTTACGAGGGAAGCCCGCCGGGACATCCTGCTGAGGGGTTTGGGGAACTCCGGGCTCTCCATCTGCAGCTTCTGCAAGAACTCGGGGGGCAGGCGGATGTCCATGGGCAGGGAGAGGCGCT from the Anas platyrhynchos isolate ZD024472 breed Pekin duck chromosome 27, IASCAAS_PekinDuck_T2T, whole genome shotgun sequence genome contains:
- the CDK18 gene encoding cyclin-dependent kinase 18 isoform X1, producing the protein MNKMKNFKRRFSLSVPRTETIEESLTEFTEQFNQLNNQRNEDLAQGHLQLEHLGRDFRADTAPISPSEVEGQSPMAVRYRNNNQRRFSMEDVSKRLSLPMDIRLPPEFLQKLQMESPEFPKPLSRMSRRASLSDIGFGKLETYVKLDKLGEGTYATVFKGRSKLTENLVALKEIRLEHEEGAPCTAIREVSLLKNLKHANIVTLHDIIHTERSLTLVFEYLDNDLKQYLDNCGNLMNVHNVKIFMFQLLRGLAYCHGRKILHRDLKPQNLLINERGELKLADFGLARAKSVPTKTYSNEVVTLWYRPPDVLLGSTEYSTPIDMWGVGCIHYEMVTGRPMFPGSTVKEELHLIFRLLGTPTEDTWPGITSNEEFKAYNFTQYRAQPLINHAPRLESEGIDLLTNLLLYEAKSRISAEAALRHPYFKSLGERVHLLPDNVSIFSLKEIQLQKDPGYRGSAFQQSARGKNRRQSIF
- the CDK18 gene encoding cyclin-dependent kinase 18 isoform X3, with translation MAVRYRNNNQRRFSMEDVSKRLSLPMDIRLPPEFLQKLQMESPEFPKPLSRMSRRASLSDIGFGKLETYVKLDKLGEGTYATVFKGRSKLTENLVALKEIRLEHEEGAPCTAIREVSLLKNLKHANIVTLHDIIHTERSLTLVFEYLDNDLKQYLDNCGNLMNVHNVKIFMFQLLRGLAYCHGRKILHRDLKPQNLLINERGELKLADFGLARAKSVPTKTYSNEVVTLWYRPPDVLLGSTEYSTPIDMWGVGCIHYEMVTGRPMFPGSTVKEELHLIFRLLGTPTEDTWPGITSNEEFKAYNFTQYRAQPLINHAPRLESEGIDLLTNLLLYEAKSRISAEAALRHPYFKSLGERVHLLPDNVSIFSLKEIQLQKDPGYRGSAFQQSARGKNRRQSIF
- the CDK18 gene encoding cyclin-dependent kinase 18 isoform X2, translating into MISGCASSRALPSLRARGKMNKMKNFKRRFSLSVPRTETIEESLTEFTEQFNQLNNQRNEDLAQGHLQLEHLGRDFRADTAPISPSEVEGQSPMAVRYRNNNQRRFSMEDVSKRLSLPMDIRLPPEFLQKLQMESPEFPKPLSRMSRRASLSDIGFGKLETYVKLDKLGEGTYATVFKGRSKLTENLVALKEIRLEHEEGAPCTAIREVSLLKNLKHANIVTLHDIIHTERSLTLVFEYLDNDLKQYLDNCGNLMNVHNVKIFMFQLLRGLAYCHGRKILHRDLKPQNLLINERGELKLADFGLARAKSVPTKTYSNEVVTLWYRPPDVLLGSTEYSTPIDMWGVGCIHYEMVTGRPMFPGSTVKEELHLIFRLLGTPTEDTWPGITSNEEFKAYNFTQYRAQPLINHAPRLESEGIDLLTNLLLYEAKSRISAEAALRHPYFKSLGERVHLLPDNVSIFSLKEIQLQKDPGYRGSAFQQSARGKNRRQSIF